In one window of Vibrio sp. JC009 DNA:
- a CDS encoding DUF3360 family protein, with protein sequence MSKKSKTFYKDMRRKAQEFESREEFLNHDLKIMNFRRWGIHLPSRDYSIEIEDWVPALAATIGKVVMVTAMVAVFAAQFGLSPEFVAENVRYELLIAGALFVILFSAILNPNSNLAGTHGPMIPLIPLIAAAGGHPLALGIMVCAFGLILAYTKGGSKLMTLTGVGVRGGLLIYLGAVGLIGQINKTEAWAASTDQGYISFAVIGITVMVYAYLAKINKRWIAIPLCSLIAGIVAYVLGAEFAFTTEPGLPHFSPFYWWGEDTGWQLGWPNLEHFIAVTPFAILAVAMWSPDYLGHRVFQELNYPKDAKGVLMDVDDTMMVASVRQGVGSLLGGGNLASSWGTYMIPAAIAKRPIPGGALLTGLMCIAAAVIGYPMDLAMWEPVLRVALIVGVFLPLLEAGMQMIHKHKDSLSAGICIFACAFVNPVFGWATTMLLDNMGLIGDHERAKELSAKDKYLIPGAAFIICVGSLAVVGQLPGIPALIGG encoded by the coding sequence ATGTCTAAAAAAAGCAAGACTTTTTATAAAGATATGCGTCGTAAGGCGCAAGAATTTGAAAGTCGCGAAGAGTTTCTTAATCACGATCTGAAGATCATGAATTTCCGTCGCTGGGGTATCCACCTGCCCTCACGTGACTACAGTATCGAGATAGAAGACTGGGTGCCAGCCCTGGCTGCAACCATTGGTAAAGTTGTGATGGTAACCGCTATGGTTGCCGTATTTGCTGCGCAGTTTGGTCTGTCGCCTGAATTTGTAGCAGAAAACGTACGTTATGAGCTGCTTATTGCCGGCGCTCTGTTTGTAATTCTGTTCTCTGCAATCTTAAACCCTAACTCAAACCTGGCCGGTACCCACGGGCCAATGATACCGCTTATACCACTTATCGCCGCAGCGGGCGGACACCCGCTGGCACTAGGGATAATGGTATGTGCATTCGGTTTAATTCTGGCTTATACCAAGGGCGGCTCTAAACTGATGACACTGACCGGGGTCGGTGTACGTGGCGGCCTGCTTATCTATCTGGGTGCGGTTGGTCTGATCGGTCAGATCAATAAGACCGAAGCCTGGGCAGCAAGCACTGATCAGGGTTATATCTCATTTGCGGTCATCGGCATCACAGTGATGGTTTACGCTTATCTGGCGAAAATCAATAAACGCTGGATCGCGATTCCGCTCTGTTCTCTGATTGCAGGTATTGTTGCCTACGTTCTGGGTGCTGAGTTTGCCTTTACAACAGAACCAGGTCTGCCTCACTTCAGCCCATTCTACTGGTGGGGTGAAGATACAGGCTGGCAGTTGGGCTGGCCAAATCTGGAACACTTTATTGCAGTAACACCATTCGCAATCCTGGCGGTTGCTATGTGGTCTCCGGACTACCTTGGTCACCGCGTATTCCAGGAGCTTAACTACCCGAAAGACGCTAAAGGCGTACTGATGGATGTGGATGACACCATGATGGTTGCATCTGTTCGTCAGGGTGTAGGTTCACTTCTTGGTGGTGGTAACCTTGCCTCTTCATGGGGTACCTACATGATTCCTGCAGCAATCGCTAAGCGTCCGATTCCGGGCGGTGCACTACTGACTGGTCTTATGTGTATCGCAGCAGCGGTAATCGGCTACCCGATGGATCTGGCAATGTGGGAGCCGGTTCTGCGTGTTGCTCTGATCGTTGGTGTGTTCCTGCCACTGCTTGAAGCGGGTATGCAGATGATCCACAAGCACAAAGACTCTCTGAGTGCGGGTATCTGTATCTTTGCGTGTGCTTTCGTTAACCCTGTATTTGGCTGGGCAACGACTATGCTGCTGGACAACATGGGCCTTATCGGTGACCACGAGCGTGCTAAAGAACTGTCAGCTAAAGACAAGTACCTGATCCCGGGTGCGGCGTTTATTATCTGTGTTGGTTCACTGGCAGTTGTTGGTCAGCTACCGGGTATCCCTGCTCTGATTGGTGGTTAA
- a CDS encoding acetate uptake transporter: MSTKLANPAPLGLMGFGMTTILLNIHNAGYFPIDSMILAMGIFYGGLSQVIVGIMCFKRGDTFGTTAFTSYGLFWLTLVGLIVMPKMGLPASPETFMGWYLALWGVFTGFMFIGSLCYPTAKQVVFASLTILFALLAIRDFTGSEFIGHIAGFEGIFCGASAVYFAMAQVLNNEFGREVLPVGKPLIGRAKKAEAEEAELATA, from the coding sequence ATGTCAACAAAACTAGCTAACCCAGCACCACTAGGCCTTATGGGCTTCGGTATGACGACTATTCTGCTGAACATTCATAACGCAGGATACTTTCCAATCGATTCAATGATCCTTGCAATGGGCATTTTCTACGGTGGTCTGAGCCAGGTAATCGTAGGCATCATGTGCTTTAAGCGTGGTGATACTTTCGGTACTACAGCGTTTACATCTTACGGCCTGTTCTGGCTGACTCTTGTTGGTCTTATTGTGATGCCTAAGATGGGTCTTCCTGCAAGCCCTGAGACATTTATGGGCTGGTATCTTGCGCTTTGGGGTGTATTCACTGGCTTTATGTTTATCGGCTCTCTGTGCTACCCAACTGCTAAGCAGGTTGTATTTGCATCTCTGACTATTCTGTTTGCACTGCTGGCAATCCGCGATTTCACCGGCAGCGAATTTATCGGTCACATTGCTGGTTTTGAAGGTATCTTCTGTGGTGCTAGCGCAGTTTACTTCGCTATGGCTCAGGTACTGAACAATGAGTTTGGCCGTGAAGTTCTTCCGGTTGGTAAGCCTCTGATTGGCCGTGCTAAGAAGGCTGAAGCAGAAGAAGCTGAGCTGGCAACAGCGTAA
- a CDS encoding DUF294 nucleotidyltransferase-like domain-containing protein, with translation MKLSEHADRTEELFGVRAEDIHKWIDGFFDYGGKDHSMRMASNVDYDPYDHRRFRHCKEALAEAVKEFGDKYTNQQIKDVFETHIRDDYDGYLPSRTDFENGTFTARYHDAAHREELVEVLDASELADYFDGLHATEQQEQQTFTNFSFRIVLPTIVAILLFVTSIIYVIVPLVEESMLGQKRQMLKELTSTAVSIVDSYVALEQRGVLSLEEAKRQAATDIKAMRYGSENKDYFFITDMHPKMVMHPYRSDLKGQDLTHYTDSESKTGFPVFVEITNLVKSSQHGFIEYQWQWKDDPSITAPKITYVEGVGEWQWIIGTGVYFEDVQQSIDRLESTLYRVFFAITIGLAVMMGYVMSQSKAIENRKKRAELALHEAKDRYRALVESSNEGYILEADGKIIFSNNRLHQLLGYTDTELKSHSIWKALFSDNPRNTEVLHHLLQLFNHACEPGEFEAQIQTKSGKQFDIILSTSKIFLSEKLGHVISFRPIVRKIYGGSFGAINQHSDYQKVSSNIVTEIEKGSNHGQVVESLNQLPELIRDMIETGTRPDYLRRLIGSTYDAAICRFIDLTIDDIGKPPVPFSFISFGSNARHDMTLFSDQDNAIVFETPDDADLKSIRRYFLHLAEKVCAMLNQAGYSYCDGLIMASNHQWCLSQKEWEENFSVWVEQASPDSILELNVFFDIRSTYGEAALVDGIQSHIQSLLQKHPQFLPTYAQNCLSYEVPLNTADEIKTEDYEGRESINLKDCLRPMEIFCRLYALKHDIREINTMARLKSMLALEEIDPKTFREMVYIFDHIWHLRFMNQIIEYTDLRKVNDVLAINDLTYLEQKNLKNVLSRIVLFHEKVQRDFL, from the coding sequence ATGAAGCTATCTGAGCATGCTGACCGCACAGAAGAACTTTTTGGTGTTCGTGCGGAAGATATCCATAAATGGATTGACGGTTTTTTTGATTATGGCGGGAAAGACCATTCGATGAGAATGGCAAGCAATGTGGATTATGATCCTTACGATCACCGCCGTTTTCGCCATTGTAAGGAAGCGCTCGCTGAGGCGGTTAAAGAGTTTGGTGATAAGTACACCAACCAGCAGATCAAGGACGTTTTTGAAACCCATATCCGTGATGACTATGATGGTTATCTGCCATCGCGTACCGATTTTGAAAATGGCACCTTTACCGCCAGATACCATGATGCCGCGCACCGCGAAGAGTTAGTCGAAGTGCTTGATGCCAGTGAGCTTGCCGATTATTTTGATGGTTTGCACGCAACTGAGCAGCAAGAGCAGCAGACATTCACTAACTTTAGCTTCCGGATTGTACTGCCAACCATTGTCGCTATTCTGCTTTTTGTTACCTCCATTATTTATGTCATTGTGCCTCTGGTGGAAGAGTCCATGCTTGGACAAAAGCGCCAGATGCTGAAAGAGCTGACGTCCACGGCGGTTAGCATTGTCGACAGCTATGTTGCTCTGGAGCAGCGAGGTGTATTAAGTCTGGAAGAAGCTAAACGCCAGGCTGCCACGGATATCAAAGCCATGCGCTACGGCAGTGAAAATAAGGATTATTTCTTTATTACCGATATGCATCCGAAAATGGTGATGCACCCTTACCGCAGTGACCTGAAAGGGCAGGATTTAACGCACTACACTGACAGCGAGAGTAAGACTGGCTTTCCTGTGTTTGTCGAGATAACCAATCTGGTTAAGTCTTCTCAGCACGGTTTTATTGAGTATCAATGGCAATGGAAAGACGACCCGAGTATCACAGCACCAAAGATCACTTATGTAGAAGGTGTCGGGGAGTGGCAGTGGATTATTGGTACCGGGGTTTATTTTGAAGATGTACAGCAGAGCATCGACCGTCTTGAAAGCACCCTGTATCGGGTATTTTTTGCTATAACCATCGGGCTTGCCGTGATGATGGGCTACGTAATGTCTCAGTCTAAGGCGATTGAAAACCGTAAGAAACGCGCCGAACTGGCTCTGCATGAGGCTAAAGACAGATACCGGGCCTTGGTTGAGTCTTCAAACGAGGGCTATATTCTTGAGGCGGACGGGAAGATTATCTTTTCAAATAACCGCTTACATCAGTTACTGGGATATACGGACACAGAGCTGAAATCGCACTCCATCTGGAAAGCACTCTTTTCTGATAACCCCCGCAATACTGAGGTGCTTCATCACCTGTTGCAACTGTTTAATCACGCCTGTGAACCGGGAGAGTTTGAAGCTCAGATCCAGACCAAAAGTGGCAAGCAGTTTGATATTATCCTGAGTACCTCCAAGATTTTTCTGTCAGAAAAACTCGGACACGTCATTTCATTTCGCCCGATAGTCCGCAAGATATATGGTGGCAGCTTCGGGGCCATTAATCAGCACTCCGATTATCAGAAGGTAAGCAGCAATATTGTTACTGAGATAGAAAAAGGCAGTAATCACGGGCAGGTGGTGGAATCACTGAATCAGCTTCCTGAATTAATCCGGGATATGATAGAAACCGGAACTCGTCCTGATTATCTGCGCCGCCTAATCGGCAGTACCTATGATGCGGCCATTTGCCGTTTTATCGATCTCACCATTGACGATATCGGCAAACCGCCGGTGCCGTTTTCATTTATCTCCTTTGGCAGCAATGCCCGTCATGATATGACGCTTTTCTCCGATCAGGATAATGCTATTGTATTTGAAACGCCGGATGACGCTGATCTTAAGTCCATCCGACGCTACTTTTTGCACCTGGCAGAAAAGGTCTGCGCCATGCTGAATCAGGCGGGGTACAGCTATTGTGACGGTTTGATTATGGCATCAAACCATCAGTGGTGCCTCAGCCAGAAAGAGTGGGAAGAGAACTTCAGTGTCTGGGTAGAGCAGGCTTCGCCGGACTCCATTCTTGAGTTGAATGTCTTTTTTGATATCCGCTCAACTTATGGAGAAGCGGCGTTGGTTGATGGTATTCAGTCACATATTCAGTCTCTGCTGCAGAAACATCCGCAGTTTCTGCCGACTTATGCTCAAAACTGTCTGTCCTATGAAGTGCCGCTGAATACCGCCGATGAGATTAAAACGGAAGATTATGAAGGCCGGGAGTCGATCAACCTGAAAGATTGCCTGAGACCGATGGAGATTTTCTGTCGCCTCTATGCACTTAAGCATGATATCCGGGAAATTAATACCATGGCCAGACTGAAAAGCATGTTAGCCCTGGAAGAGATTGATCCTAAAACCTTCCGTGAGATGGTCTATATCTTTGATCATATCTGGCATCTGCGGTTTATGAATCAAATTATTGAGTACACGGATCTGCGAAAAGTGAATGATGTTTTAGCCATCAATGATCTGACTTACCTTGAGCAGAAAAACTTAAAAAATGTGTTAAGTCGTATTGTGCTGTTCCACGAAAAAGTGCAGCGGGATTTTCTGTAA
- a CDS encoding IS3 family transposase (programmed frameshift) — MTNKKKRIFHSPEFKAEALKLAEKVGVAAAARQLGLHESQIYGWRKAAKKDTTTTQREKDLATEVAKLKRQLAEQAEELEIGKKGRHLLREESKVDCYEFMLEHLLYFSVVRMAKVFGVSRSGFYYWVEHRHKAIQREDSRKVLDTKVKEAFDSSKGRDGARRIQKELAENGDSRNVKTIAASMKRQDLTPKAARKFKCTTDSKHKMPVAPNLLAQDFNATAPNQKWAGDITYLATSEGWLYLAVIIDLYSRQVIGWSMDTRMTATLVCDALSMALFRRGFPEQVIVHSDRGSQYCSKDYRDLITAYNLKQSMSRKGNCWDNACVESFFHSMKVEAIQYEPIMTRGEMRQTIFEYIEVDYNRTRRHSALGYLSPVNFENQNVA, encoded by the exons ATGACAAACAAAAAGAAACGTATTTTCCATTCTCCTGAATTTAAAGCTGAAGCTCTGAAGTTGGCAGAGAAAGTAGGAGTTGCTGCGGCAGCAAGACAACTCGGGCTACATGAATCACAGATCTATGGTTGGCGTAAAGCAGCCAAAAAAGATACCACTACAACGCAACGGGAAAAGGATCTGGCTACTGAGGTCGCAAAGCTTAAGAGGCAATTGGCAGAGCAAGCTGAGGAGCTAGAGATCG GTAAAAAAGGCCGCCACCTACTTCGCGAAGAATCAAAAGTAGATTGCTATGAATTTATGCTCGAACACCTACTGTATTTCAGTGTCGTCCGTATGGCTAAGGTGTTCGGAGTATCTCGAAGTGGGTTTTATTACTGGGTTGAGCATCGCCACAAGGCCATTCAGCGCGAAGATAGCCGTAAGGTGCTCGATACCAAGGTCAAAGAGGCTTTTGACAGCAGTAAAGGCCGTGATGGCGCGAGACGTATCCAAAAAGAACTGGCAGAGAACGGTGATAGTCGCAACGTCAAAACCATTGCCGCCAGTATGAAACGTCAGGATTTGACCCCAAAAGCTGCACGCAAGTTTAAGTGTACAACGGACAGCAAGCATAAAATGCCTGTTGCTCCGAACCTGTTGGCTCAAGATTTTAACGCAACGGCTCCGAACCAAAAGTGGGCTGGCGATATTACCTATCTTGCCACTAGCGAAGGCTGGTTATATTTGGCGGTCATTATTGATCTTTACTCTCGTCAGGTGATCGGCTGGTCTATGGATACAAGAATGACGGCAACTCTGGTCTGCGATGCACTATCGATGGCTCTGTTCCGTCGAGGATTTCCTGAGCAGGTTATTGTTCATAGTGATCGAGGTAGCCAGTACTGTTCAAAAGACTATCGAGATCTCATAACTGCTTATAATCTAAAACAAAGTATGAGTAGAAAAGGAAATTGCTGGGATAACGCTTGTGTTGAGAGCTTCTTCCATTCAATGAAAGTTGAAGCGATCCAATATGAGCCTATCATGACGAGAGGCGAGATGCGCCAAACGATCTTTGAGTATATAGAGGTTGATTATAATCGGACAAGAAGGCACAGTGCTCTTGGGTATCTGAGCCCAGTTAACTTTGAAAATCAAAATGTCGCTTAA
- a CDS encoding ion channel, protein MTEKQAKTCSYCNQDGWKCSEPAGESGLCYWHDPAVDKSKDDVKEKVEQWARDGKPLDGFQLARTNLYDINLVNKGHKGGYKCRNADFYRADLTEAHFFSLDLKGTSLMKTKLIGANLHCATLEECNLLGADLRNARLESIHWGEQLEQEKRALEAMKAGRRNEAVELCQEAEEVARNIRKQCERQGLFETAGTFFKKEMTFRRYQMPKTSFKRFFSKLVDLFCGYGESPLRVVIFSIILIFCCALAYFILGTTASSPLIPGLGGIAGVLLELLNALYFSVVTFTTLGYGDIAPTGIARFIAAFEAFLGSFTMALFVVVFVKKMTR, encoded by the coding sequence ATGACAGAAAAACAAGCCAAAACCTGCAGTTATTGTAATCAGGACGGATGGAAGTGCAGTGAGCCTGCCGGAGAGAGCGGTTTATGTTACTGGCATGATCCAGCAGTCGACAAAAGTAAAGATGATGTCAAAGAGAAGGTAGAGCAGTGGGCCAGAGACGGAAAACCTTTAGATGGTTTTCAGCTGGCCAGAACAAACCTTTATGATATTAATCTGGTGAATAAAGGGCATAAGGGCGGCTATAAGTGCCGCAATGCGGACTTTTATCGTGCAGATCTTACCGAAGCTCACTTCTTTTCTCTTGATCTGAAGGGCACTTCTTTAATGAAGACTAAGCTCATCGGAGCTAACCTGCATTGCGCCACTCTGGAGGAGTGCAACTTGCTGGGGGCGGATCTGCGCAATGCCCGGCTGGAGAGTATTCACTGGGGAGAACAGCTGGAGCAGGAAAAAAGAGCGCTTGAAGCCATGAAAGCTGGACGCCGCAATGAGGCGGTTGAGTTGTGTCAGGAGGCGGAAGAAGTCGCCCGGAATATAAGAAAGCAGTGCGAGCGGCAGGGCCTGTTTGAAACCGCAGGTACCTTCTTTAAAAAAGAGATGACCTTCCGCCGCTATCAGATGCCAAAGACCAGCTTTAAACGCTTCTTCTCTAAGCTGGTGGATCTGTTTTGCGGCTATGGAGAGTCGCCGCTCAGGGTGGTTATCTTTTCTATTATTCTGATCTTTTGTTGTGCGCTGGCCTATTTCATTCTGGGAACCACCGCCAGTAGTCCTCTGATCCCTGGCTTAGGCGGAATTGCCGGTGTTTTACTGGAGCTGCTGAACGCACTTTATTTTAGTGTGGTGACTTTTACTACGCTTGGTTACGGAGATATTGCTCCAACGGGAATTGCCCGGTTTATCGCGGCTTTTGAGGCTTTTCTTGGTAGTTTTACTATGGCTTTGTTTGTGGTGGTGTTTGTTAAGAAGATGACGAGATAA
- a CDS encoding Crp/Fnr family transcriptional regulator codes for MPDKLLRELWVEFSGDDLFTDVSRLFLEAPNSVRDSFRCLNLSKGTTLFSQGDPALNTYIILDGEIVVSKSAENGKKICMTICMRGEFIGDMEILSGLNYMFDASCLTDVKIISINAEAFLKWLKVDHSVSLLLNRQMAKRALNSAEQRLMNAVDSVENNLLFILSNIKGNRVELSRSTLAELLCTTRRHVDKVIHKLKEEKLIEQDNGVIKLVD; via the coding sequence ATGCCAGACAAATTGTTAAGAGAACTATGGGTCGAGTTTAGTGGTGATGATCTATTCACTGATGTGAGTAGGTTGTTTTTGGAAGCCCCTAATTCCGTAAGGGATAGCTTCCGGTGTTTAAACCTCTCCAAGGGGACGACGCTCTTCAGCCAGGGAGATCCTGCTCTGAACACTTATATTATTCTTGATGGTGAGATCGTTGTGAGCAAGTCCGCAGAAAACGGAAAGAAGATCTGCATGACGATTTGTATGCGTGGAGAGTTCATTGGTGATATGGAGATCCTTTCTGGTCTTAACTATATGTTTGATGCTAGCTGTCTTACGGATGTTAAGATCATCAGTATTAACGCCGAGGCATTTCTTAAATGGCTGAAAGTAGATCACAGTGTTTCTTTATTGCTTAACCGGCAGATGGCAAAAAGGGCACTTAATTCTGCTGAGCAGAGGTTGATGAATGCTGTTGACTCTGTTGAGAACAATTTATTGTTTATTCTCTCCAATATAAAGGGGAATAGGGTGGAACTATCACGCAGTACATTGGCAGAACTTCTTTGTACAACGCGCAGACATGTAGATAAGGTAATTCATAAACTGAAAGAGGAAAAATTAATAGAACAAGATAATGGAGTAATTAAACTGGTTGACTAG
- a CDS encoding methyl-accepting chemotaxis protein has product MKCPVWLEQIKLGQVRNQIMVWTLLIAAGFALVAVLLAANITRPIQRLTAVFKDLGQGEGDLRYRIDTKGQDEMAQLSRGFNSFISKIHRSVKEVAETGIALRGSAESVSALAETTLYSSHEQRDRTLQVATAINQMRATVNEIAGNANLAAEVSLGANSETSSSQNVVSQARDTINQLEHNVDQVSDVIQSLENNSQAIGGILDVIRGISEQTNLLALNAAIEAARAGEQGRGFSVVADEVRNLASRTADSTDEIQRMINKLQEEAGNAVSSVSRSKILATEGVLATDKTSAALHSIADQIALITDMNTQVATATEEQSTVINTINQTIEEISENSQCGAYAADHLSQSSQDLTKLSQRLEKLVETFKL; this is encoded by the coding sequence ATGAAGTGTCCAGTCTGGCTGGAGCAGATCAAGCTTGGTCAGGTTCGAAACCAGATCATGGTGTGGACTCTGTTAATCGCAGCAGGCTTTGCTCTGGTTGCTGTATTGTTGGCCGCTAACATCACAAGGCCAATTCAACGTTTGACAGCAGTCTTTAAAGATCTCGGTCAAGGTGAAGGCGACCTGCGTTACCGGATAGACACTAAGGGCCAGGATGAGATGGCCCAGTTGTCCAGAGGTTTTAATAGCTTCATCAGCAAAATTCACCGCTCTGTCAAAGAAGTCGCTGAAACAGGCATAGCCCTGCGAGGTTCGGCTGAGTCTGTATCAGCATTGGCCGAAACAACTCTTTATAGCAGCCATGAGCAGCGCGACCGTACACTTCAGGTGGCTACGGCTATCAACCAAATGAGAGCAACTGTTAATGAAATCGCCGGCAATGCCAACCTTGCTGCCGAGGTATCGTTAGGTGCAAACAGTGAAACTAGCAGTAGTCAGAACGTCGTTAGTCAGGCTCGTGATACGATTAACCAACTGGAACACAATGTAGATCAGGTTTCCGATGTCATTCAGTCACTAGAAAACAATAGTCAGGCGATTGGCGGTATTCTGGATGTTATTCGCGGTATTTCCGAGCAGACTAATCTGCTGGCCCTCAATGCAGCCATAGAAGCGGCTCGTGCTGGTGAGCAGGGCCGGGGTTTCTCGGTGGTTGCGGATGAAGTTCGTAATCTGGCCAGCCGTACAGCGGATTCAACTGACGAAATTCAACGGATGATCAACAAGTTGCAAGAGGAGGCAGGTAATGCTGTATCCTCTGTGTCTCGGAGCAAGATTCTGGCGACAGAGGGCGTTCTTGCTACTGATAAAACCAGCGCAGCCTTACATTCGATTGCTGATCAGATAGCGTTGATCACAGATATGAATACCCAGGTCGCCACTGCAACGGAAGAACAATCAACGGTGATCAACACTATAAATCAAACAATTGAGGAAATAAGCGAAAATAGTCAATGTGGTGCGTATGCTGCGGATCATCTTTCGCAGTCAAGTCAGGATCTTACTAAGTTATCACAGCGTTTAGAGAAATTGGTCGAAACGTTCAAGTTATAA
- a CDS encoding NifB/NifX family molybdenum-iron cluster-binding protein: MIYAIPTNSDTVANHFMKASQFALVDENNAVIKCVESPAAGAKSSCADKSSAIKLLKEMKPDAVIVRNIGERSLGKLLSAGIRVMQVNTRTALASATQAELTELTEASQGRPSVNHEKKGGCSHSDGSSCGGCSCGDHDHDHDHNQGHGVMQADSGKKRAIRNLFSGISSLRSIDK, from the coding sequence ATGATTTACGCAATACCAACAAACAGTGATACCGTTGCGAACCACTTTATGAAAGCGTCACAGTTTGCACTTGTTGATGAAAACAACGCTGTAATTAAGTGCGTTGAAAGCCCTGCTGCCGGAGCTAAATCCTCCTGTGCAGATAAAAGCTCAGCTATTAAGCTGCTAAAAGAGATGAAGCCAGACGCCGTTATTGTCAGAAACATTGGCGAGCGCTCACTGGGCAAACTACTTTCAGCCGGCATCCGTGTCATGCAGGTAAACACCAGAACGGCTCTTGCAAGCGCCACTCAGGCAGAGCTGACTGAACTGACTGAAGCAAGCCAGGGCAGACCTTCTGTCAACCATGAGAAAAAAGGTGGCTGTTCACACAGTGACGGCAGCAGCTGTGGCGGTTGCAGTTGTGGTGATCATGACCATGATCATGACCACAATCAGGGTCACGGCGTTATGCAGGCTGATAGCGGTAAAAAACGTGCTATACGAAATCTGTTCAGTGGTATATCATCTCTGAGATCTATAGATAAGTAA
- the nqrM gene encoding (Na+)-NQR maturation NqrM, producing MTTVLITFGFFLIVILLMAIGVILNKKTISGSCGGLSSVGVDKVCNCEDVCDEHKLYQIEEPGEPK from the coding sequence ATGACAACGGTACTCATTACATTTGGTTTCTTCCTAATCGTCATTCTTCTTATGGCTATTGGTGTAATTCTGAACAAGAAAACCATTTCAGGAAGCTGCGGCGGACTTAGTAGCGTTGGCGTAGACAAAGTCTGCAACTGCGAAGATGTTTGCGACGAACACAAGCTCTACCAAATCGAAGAGCCAGGTGAACCAAAGTAA
- a CDS encoding DUF1499 domain-containing protein translates to MKIRYIAALIGSALLTACSGTRPPLGLMEGKLMPCPDSPNCVNSQIESDEEHSIKPLLYSGNLADTRSKLLQVLEAEERAKTITADSNYIYAEYTSALFRFVDDVEFYLIEEADDRCIIHIRSASRLGHSDFGVNRERIERIRGKLSQ, encoded by the coding sequence ATGAAAATACGATATATCGCCGCTCTAATCGGCTCAGCTCTTCTGACTGCTTGTTCCGGAACAAGGCCACCATTAGGTTTAATGGAAGGGAAACTCATGCCCTGTCCTGATTCACCAAATTGCGTAAACAGCCAGATAGAGAGTGATGAAGAGCATAGCATTAAGCCGCTCCTTTATTCCGGAAACCTGGCAGATACGCGCAGCAAGCTGTTACAGGTGTTGGAAGCTGAAGAGCGTGCAAAAACTATCACAGCGGACAGCAACTACATTTACGCAGAGTACACCTCCGCTTTATTCCGCTTTGTTGATGATGTGGAGTTTTACCTTATTGAAGAAGCGGATGACAGATGCATAATTCATATCCGGTCAGCCTCGCGCCTTGGTCACTCTGACTTTGGCGTAAACCGGGAGCGGATTGAGCGAATCAGAGGAAAGTTAAGCCAATAA
- a CDS encoding DUF134 domain-containing protein, giving the protein MARPKKCRRICGRPSHSCFKPNGIPLRDLELVDILAEEFEALRLADFEHLSQQEAADQMGVSRQTFGNIVNRARFKIAQSLVEGKALVLEQTGDTQPLPEVEESKE; this is encoded by the coding sequence ATGGCCAGACCCAAAAAATGCCGCCGCATTTGCGGGCGACCTTCACACAGTTGCTTTAAGCCAAACGGCATCCCCCTCAGAGATCTGGAATTAGTCGATATTCTGGCGGAGGAATTTGAAGCACTTCGCCTTGCTGATTTTGAACACTTAAGCCAGCAGGAAGCAGCGGATCAGATGGGAGTTTCAAGGCAGACTTTCGGCAATATCGTTAACCGTGCAAGGTTTAAAATTGCTCAGAGTCTAGTTGAAGGAAAAGCATTAGTTCTGGAACAAACCGGTGACACACAACCGCTTCCAGAAGTTGAGGAATCTAAAGAATGA